The following are encoded in a window of Diorhabda sublineata isolate icDioSubl1.1 chromosome 3, icDioSubl1.1, whole genome shotgun sequence genomic DNA:
- the LOC130442085 gene encoding reticulocalbin-2 isoform X1: MNFIYPIICYLFLMLTNKIYAGVMHSHTNEVNKERETDGAYSPRDHSHYSDEGDHYTEFDHEAILGSHKEAEEFDHLSPEESKRRLAILLKKMDLDDDNQIGRNELKAWIIRSFKMLSEEEAKDRLEDADENNDGIVTWQEYLADTYGIDSSENTIDIGSENEHLIQDDKNMWKAADINNDGVLDANEWVSFSHPEEHPNMLPIILEQTLKDKDKDEDGAINFQEYIGTRGNDISKDDLIAEKAKFDDLLDKNKDGKLEGNEILSWIVPSNDEIAQEEVDHLFAHSDDNHDDILSFEEILDHHDTFVGSEATDYGDHLHNIHHFDDEL, translated from the exons atgaattttatatatccaataatttgttatttatttcttatgttAACTAATAAAATTTATGCTGGAGTAATGCATAGTCATACTAATGAAGTAAATAAGGAAAGGGAAACAGACGGAGCTTACAGCCCAAGAGACCATAGTCATTATTCAGATGAAGGAGATCATTATACTGAATTTGATCATGAAGCTATATTAGGTAGTCACAAAGAAGCTGAAGAATTTGATCATTTATCCCCGGAAGAATCGAAAAGACGATTAGCCATTCTTCTTAAGAAAATGGATCTTGATGATGATAATCAAATTGGCAGAAACGAATTGAAAGCTTGGATTATACGCTCTTTTAA aATGCTTTCAGAGGAAGAAGCCAAAGATAGGCTGGAAGACGCAGATGAAAATAACGATGGTATAGTCACTTGGCAAGAATATTTAGCTGATACATATGGGATAGACAGTTCCGAAAATACTATTGATATTGGGAGTGAAAATGAACAT TTGATTCAAGATGATAAAAATATGTGGAAAGCAGCAGATATCAATAATGACGGTGTTCTTGATGCTAATGAATGGGTATCATTTTCTCACCCAGAAGAACATCCCAACATGCTACCTATAATTTTAGAACAAACTTTGAAGGACAAAGATAAGGATGAAGATGGTGCCATCAACTTCCAAGAATATATAGGAACAAGAGGAAATGATATTAGTAAAGATGATTTAATTGCAGAAAAAGCTAAATTTGATGATTTGTTGGATAAGAATAAAGATGGAAAGTTAGaaggaaatgaaatattatcttGGATAGTACCTAGTAATGA tGAAATAGCTCAAGAAGAAGTAGACCATTTATTTGCTCACAGTGATGACAATCACGATGATATACTGAGCTTTGAGGAAATCCTCGATCATCATGACACATTTGTTGGTAGTGAAGCAACGGATTACGGTGATCATTTACATAATATTCATCATTTTGATGACGAATTGTGA
- the LOC130442085 gene encoding calumenin-A isoform X2, with amino-acid sequence MNFIYPIICYLFLMLTNKIYAGVMHSHTNEVNKERETDGAYSPRDHSHYSDEGDHYTEFDHEAILGSHKEAEEFDHLSPEESKRRLAILLKKMDLDDDNQIGRNELKAWIIRSFKMLSEEEAKDRLEDADENNDGIVTWQEYLADTYGIDSSENTIDIGSENEHLIQDDKNMWKAADINNDGVLDANEWVSFSHPEEHPNMLPIILEQTLKDKDKDEDGAINFQEYIGTRGNDISKDDLIAEKAKFDDLLDKNKDGKLEGNEILSWIVPSNE; translated from the exons atgaattttatatatccaataatttgttatttatttcttatgttAACTAATAAAATTTATGCTGGAGTAATGCATAGTCATACTAATGAAGTAAATAAGGAAAGGGAAACAGACGGAGCTTACAGCCCAAGAGACCATAGTCATTATTCAGATGAAGGAGATCATTATACTGAATTTGATCATGAAGCTATATTAGGTAGTCACAAAGAAGCTGAAGAATTTGATCATTTATCCCCGGAAGAATCGAAAAGACGATTAGCCATTCTTCTTAAGAAAATGGATCTTGATGATGATAATCAAATTGGCAGAAACGAATTGAAAGCTTGGATTATACGCTCTTTTAA aATGCTTTCAGAGGAAGAAGCCAAAGATAGGCTGGAAGACGCAGATGAAAATAACGATGGTATAGTCACTTGGCAAGAATATTTAGCTGATACATATGGGATAGACAGTTCCGAAAATACTATTGATATTGGGAGTGAAAATGAACAT TTGATTCAAGATGATAAAAATATGTGGAAAGCAGCAGATATCAATAATGACGGTGTTCTTGATGCTAATGAATGGGTATCATTTTCTCACCCAGAAGAACATCCCAACATGCTACCTATAATTTTAGAACAAACTTTGAAGGACAAAGATAAGGATGAAGATGGTGCCATCAACTTCCAAGAATATATAGGAACAAGAGGAAATGATATTAGTAAAGATGATTTAATTGCAGAAAAAGCTAAATTTGATGATTTGTTGGATAAGAATAAAGATGGAAAGTTAGaaggaaatgaaatattatcttGGATAGTACCTAGTAATGA atgA
- the LOC130442087 gene encoding LOW QUALITY PROTEIN: carnitine O-acetyltransferase-like (The sequence of the model RefSeq protein was modified relative to this genomic sequence to represent the inferred CDS: inserted 1 base in 1 codon; deleted 2 bases in 1 codon; substituted 1 base at 1 genomic stop codon), whose translation MIFSKHRLVCILKKFNKNILLIIKFIFQVTEQRTIQAVSHMLKTMSTATSAKKLFTNTLNLPSLPVHTLNQTLEKYIKTVAPFLNEHELSNTKKLLDEFNSENGIGKKLQKLLIERAKVRENWLEEWWLNTAYLEYRDPVVVYSSPGLVFPFEDFTQENDRLKYTANLILAAIQYYLKIWSDQLPLDKMGNDPLDMNQYKKIFGTCRIPKSNRDTLQFNPNSPIIHIIVVKNNNFFKLDILNNNNELPSENGLIDQLKVIVEDSKYSGAPIGILTSDNRDNWSVAYKELIKGILISFSCKIFQLCXFYYIIDPVNQESVDIIQKSLFLVALDNPMPEYNDSRRSIASKQFIHGGGSRANSANRWFDKTVQFVIGEDGTVGLTYEHSPSEGQPIAVMTDFLIDYMYKNGSKNLLDTKINSMPTKLRFITNDTIQKYIQQANVNIDKLVDNLDMDSFQFSSFGKEFVKSQTLSPDSFIQIAMQYAFYRIHKTPAAHYESAATRKYIHGRTETIRSCSIESVAFAKIMLDNSKPLNEKVNALKDAIASHKKYSLEAVNGFGVDRHLLGLKLIALENGIELTALYKDKSYISSSHMRLSTSQVATKCDGFMCYAPLTNDGXCCYNPRPYNIDFGLSAFADNSVTSVRRFREALTESLQDMHDILAKTQKAKF comes from the exons atgattttttccaaacatAGATTGgtatgtatattaaaaaaatttaataaaaatattttgcttataATTAAGTTTATCTTTCAGGTCACAGAGCAGAGAACCATTCAAGCAGTGTCACATATGCTTAAAACCATGTCAACAGCAACAAGTgcaaagaaattatttacaaatacgtTAAATCTGCCTTCACTTCCCGTACATACATTGAACCAAACTTTAGAGAAGTACATTAAAACTGTCGCTCCATTTTTAAATGAGCATGAGCTATCCAATACAAAAAAGCTTTTGGATGAATTTAATTCCGAAAAtggtattggaaaaaaattacagaaattacTGATAGAGAGAGCAAAAGTTCGTGAAAATTGGTTAGAAGAATGGTGGTTGAATACTGCTTATTTAGAATATCGTGATCCTGTAGTGGTATATTCAAGCCCTGGTTTAGTATTCCCTTTTGAAGACTTCACTCAAGAAAATGATAGATTAAAGTATACAGCAAATTTGATATTGGCAGccattcaatattatttgaaaatatggag tGATCAATTACCTTTGGATAAAATGGGTAATGACCCTTTAGATATGAAccaatataagaaaatttttggtaCTTGTCGTATTCCTAAAAGTAATAGAGATACTTTACAATTTAATCCTAATTCT CCAATTATCCATATTATcgttgtaaaaaataataac ttttttaaattagatattttgaataataataatgaacttCCAAGTGAAAATGGTTTAATTGATCAGTTAAAAGTTATAGTTgaagattcaaaatattctggTGCACCAATAGGAATTTTAACTAGTGACAATAGAGATAATTGGAGTGTAGCTTACAAGGAATTAATCAAAGGAATTCTAATATCATTTTCTTGCAAAATATTCCAGTTAtgttagttttattatattatagacCCAGTAAATCAAGAATCAGttgatattattcaaaaatcattgtttttggTAGCTTTAGACAATCCAATGCCTGAATATAATGACAGTAGGAGGTCGATAGCTAGTAAACAGTTTATACATGGTGGCGGTAGTAGAGCTAATTCAGCAAATAGATGGTTCGATAAAACAGTACAA TTTGTTATTGGGGAAGATGGAACTGTCGGTTTGACCTATGAACATTCACCCAGCGAAGGGCAACCTATTGCGGTAATGAcagattttttaattgactacATGTAt aaaaatggttcaaaaaatctgctggatacaaaaataaattccatgCCAACAAAACTTCGTTTTATCACCAACGATACTATACAAAAATACATACAACAAGCAAATGTCAATATAGACAA ATTAGTCGATAATTTAGATATGGATTCGTTCCAGTTTTCATCATTTGGGAAAGAGTTTGTTAAATCCCAAACATTGAGTCCCGATAGTTTCATTCAGATTGCTATGCAGTATGCTTTTTACAG GATCCACAAAACTCCAGCAGCTCATTACGAATCTGCGGCAACTAGAAAATACATTCACGGTAGGACAGAAACGATTCGTTCTTGTTCAATTGAGTCTGTTGCTTTTGCTAAAATTATGTTGGATAACAGTAAACCACTTAATGAGAAAGTAAATGCTCTTAAAGACGCCATTGCTTCccataaaaaatattcgttAGAG GCAGTTAATGGTTTTGGTGTAGATCGCCATTTATTGGGTTTGAAACTAATTGCTCTAGAAAACGGAATAGAATTAACGGCATTGTACAAAGATAAATCCTATATCTCGAGTAGCCATATGCGTCTTTCTACTAGCCAGGTGGCTACGAAATGTGATGGTTTCATGTGTTATGCTCCTTTAACTAATGACG TATGCTGTTACAATCCGAGACCgtataatattgattttggaCTTTCTGCATTTGCTGACAATTCAGTGACATCTGTTCGACGATTCAGAGAAGCTTTAACCGAAAGTCTACAAGATATGCACGATATTCTggcaaaaactcaaaaagccAAGTTTTGA
- the LOC130442086 gene encoding actin-related protein 2/3 complex subunit 5-C has protein sequence MAKNTSSSAFRKIDVDQYSEDNFKEDDTDAGASVGPDENEVNSLLQKGKQLDALKVVLNNAPLGIKNQQIKENAFNLAFKVLIAIKPSQIEEVVNSLDADSLDTLMKYVYKGFEYPSEGSSGHLLLWHEKIYNIAGVGCIVRVLSDTRRI, from the exons ATGGCTAAAAATACATCCAGTTCGGCTTTCAGAAAAATTGATGTTGATCAATACTCCGAAGATAATTTTAAAGAAGATGACACTGATGCCGGAGCGTCAGTTGGTCCAGATGAAAATGAAGTTAATAGTTTACTTCAAAAA GGAAAACAATTGGATGCATTGAAGGTTGTTCTAAATAATGCCCCATTAGGTATAAAAAATCAGCAAATAAAA GAAAATGCTTTCAACTTAGCTTTTAAAGTTCTGATAGCAATAAAACCATCTCAAATAGAAGAAGTAGTTAATTCTCTAGATGCAGATTCACTAGATACTTTAATGAAATATGTATACAAGGGATTTGAATATCCTTCAGAGGGAAGTAGTGGACATTTATTATTGTGGCACGAGAAGATTTATAATATAGCAGGTGTGGGATGCATAGTGAGAGTATTATCAGATACCAGAAGGATATGA
- the LOC130441180 gene encoding 60S ribosomal protein L35 gives MVKVKCSDLRTKDKKELTKQLDELKMELTNLRVAKVTGGAPSKLSKIHVVRKAIARVYIVMHQKQKENLRKLYKNKKYKPLDLRPKKTRAIRRALSKHEQRIKTPKEIRKRSAFPPRKFALKA, from the exons ATG GTTAAAGTTAAGTGCTCAGACCTTCGGACAAAGGATAAAAAAGAGCTAACAAAACAGCTCGATGAATTGAAAATGGAACTTACCAACCTTAGGGTTGCGAAAGTTACTGGTGGAGCCCcatctaaactttcaaaaat CCATGTAGTAAGAAAAGCTATAGCTAGGGTATACATTGTTATGCACCAAAAGCAAAAAGAAAACTTGAGAAagttatacaaaaacaaaaagtataaGCCTTTAGATCTTAGACCCAAGAAGACCCGTGCTATTCGTCGGGCTTTGTCTAAACATGAACAAAGGATCAAGACTCCAAAAGAAATCCGTAAGCGCTCTGCATTCCCCCCAAGGAAGTTTGCATTGAAAGCTTAG
- the LOC130441178 gene encoding calcium load-activated calcium channel, translated as MWADTLLIVFISICTAFLGEGLTWVMVYRTEKYQKLKTEVEKQSKKLEKRKEIHGDSLDKHHKKKIEREEERLKNNNRDLSFVKMKSMFAIGFAFTALLSMFNSIFDGRVVARLPFLPITWIQGLSHRNLPGEDFYDCSFIFLYILCTMSIRQNIQKLLGFAPSRAASKQGNGLFGPTAGQFK; from the exons atgtggGCAGATACccttttaatagtttttatttcaatatgcACAGCCTTTCTTGGTGAAGGCTTAACATGGGTGATGGTATATCgtactgaaaaatatcaaaagttaaAAACTGAAGTAGAAAAGCAAAGCAAAAAAT tgGAGAAAAGGAAAGAAATTCATGGAGATTCATTAGATAAACACCACAAAAAGAAAATCGAAAGAGAAGAAGAGAgattaaagaataataatagGGATCTATCATTTGTAAAAATGAAATCTATGTTTGCAATAGGTTTCGCATTTACGGCGTTATTAAGTATGTTTAATAGCAT ATTTGATGGCAGAGTTGTTGCGAGGCTACCTTTCCTTCCAATAACTTGGATACAAGGATTAAGTCATAGGAACCTTCCTGGAGAAGATTTCTATgattgttcatttatttttttatatattttatgtactaTGTCTATAAGacagaatatacaaaaattgctTGGATTCGCCCCATCCAGAGCTGCATCAAAACAAGGAAACGGCCTCTTTGGACCGACTGCTGGACagtttaaataa